GAAAGTGAAGTGTTTGCAAATATTTGCATTCAAGAAGAATCAACTCTTCAAGATTTGGAGCCAGCCCAAGGTCAAGGGTCATCAAGCTTGAACCTTCAAGGTTGACAGATGTCAGCTTTAAACATCCAGCAGTCATGTGGAGTTCTAGCAAATTATGACAATCTTTAAGAGTCAacttctcaagatttggagaaagCCCAAGGTCAAAGGTACTCAACCTTGAACGACTAAGGTCAAGGAATCTGAGCTTGTTAAGAACCTAAAATAAGAAAAAAGCAAAATGAATATGGTGTAATAACAAAACAATGTAGGCAAAACATTATAATGAATCATGCAAAATGATCAATCAACCATAATTTTACCTTTCTTTCTCCCCCTTCCCAAAGTTGTACAATTCTGCTGTCATCCATCCTAAGTGCAACAAGATTATTTGCTTGAAATGTTGTGGGTAAAGACCTGAAAGGGTAACAGCTCCAATGCAGATATCGTAAAGTATTTGGGAAGTCAGCTGGAACGACTATGCTAAACTCCAAATTACTGGAAAAATCTAACTGCTGGACTGCAGAAACGGAAAGAAATCTAAGTTTCTTCATCTTTCTCAGTCCTTTTAAATAAATATGCGGACCGAATTTCTTTGTGTGgaattgtatatattttgttgcttTAGTACCCTGCAATCCAAAAGAAGTCACCGTGAAActtgtatcataataactataAATGTGTTGGTTTTTCCTAACATACAAATAAACTTAATCCTTACCAAATCATTAGCCAATACATCTTCAATTTCATCGATTTTCCACAATCGGCTATGCTTATGAGGCTCATCGGGATGTGAGCGACGAACAATATTCCTACCCATTTCCTCAACATGATCATGCATCCCCACCCGCTCATCACCATAAGAATCACAATAAATAGCTACGAGAGATTTTTGCTCAAGAACTCGTAAACCAATTATAGCACAAAATCCACAACTTTCAAGTGCTCTGATTGCATCGTCCTTCTCCCAACCTTTCAGGTTACAAGCAATATCTAGGAATATTTCCTTGTAATCGTCGTCTAGACTGATATAGCTAATTTCCAATTTTTTCAAAGTTTCCGTTAACGGGATTGTTTCTAGTCTTTTTAGGGCATCTACCCATTCAAGCTCATTTTTACCACAAAGAGACGAACCTAAAACTTTGATCGTTAAGGGAAGTCCAGCGGCATAGCGTACAACTTGTCTTGATAACTCTTCATACCTTGGAGATGGAACCTCTCTCCAAAATGTATAAGTCTTGAAGAGGCAAATTGCTTCCTCATCCGATAACAAACTGACATCACGAATGAATTCCACTCGGTGTGCTACAAGCACTTGCTCATCTCTTGTTGTAATGATTATTCTACTTCCCAACTTGAACCAAGTAAGCTCACCGGCTAAAGCCTCAAGCTGGTCTATATGATCAACATCATCTAGAACAACAAGAACTTTTTTATCAGGCAGCATCCTCTTCATCAAGTACTTTCCGTCAGAAATACTACTTACACATATGTCTTCATTTAAGACATCTGATAAGACTTGCTTTTGTAACGACTTTAAACCCGACAAAGAAGCATTTTCCCTAACATTTTCAACAAAGCTTTTACCTTCAAACTGAAAGGATATGTGATCAAAAACAGCTCTTGCCAAAGTTGTCTTTCCACCACCTCCCATCCCTTTGATCCCGATCATGCGCACATCATCACAACCATTTCCTAAAGCTGGTACAAGAGTTTTGATCCGGGTCTCCATTCCTACCAACTTTCCATCAATGTTAAAACTGGTTGAACGTAACTCTAGTGATATCTCTTCAACtatttttttgataaatttaGCTTCATGCCTGTATTTTAAAAAAGATTCGATTAGCTTACTCAAAATCCCATGTGACCGGTCACTTTCAGATCTATAACATACAGCCCCACATGAAAAATAACATAGTTACATAATCATATTCCATGGTTATTCTTTGGACAAGACTTAAAACTTGAATTGAAATTTGACAATTTAAGATGCCATGTACGAGATTTTATATCCAGGTTATATGCTAAATCAAAAGATTCAAACAATAATATTGCAGGGAATGATCAAAGAATTACCCATCAGCAGTCTTCTTCAACTCCCATCCAGAGAGATCCGCTGATTCTTTCAGAGCCTCTCTCCATTTCCCAGCAGCTTCTTCCTTTTCATGTTTTGCAAACGCTTCCGCCACTGGCCCGCTTTGTTTGCGGACTTCTGAAGGTTCCACGTCATAGAAGACAGGGTAAGCGATATGCTCGTTTGTCCTGTGGCACTCCATTATCTTAACAAGTTCATCCAAGCACCAGGATGAAGAGGCGTAGTTCTTGGAGAAAACAATGATGTAAAATTTGGAGTCTTCAATGGATCCGATGAGCTCATCACTGATGTTTTTCCCTTTTTTGATTTTCTCATCGTCCTTATAAGTATGGATGCTTTTGTTCTGAAGAGCATGATAAAGATGATCAATAAAGTTCGTACGAGTATCTTCGCCCCTGAAACTCAAAAATACATCATATTTAAAGCTCTTGTCAAGGGATGAAGTTGAAGAAGACGCCATTTGAAGGTTTGATCGATGGATCCTAACAAAAATCAAATCTTTGTTGGCGAAGTTTATGCCAAATGATTGTAAAGAAACTTTGGATGCGATGAATCGAGTAAAGAAACACTTCGATCCGATAAATTACTTGTAACTTGCAAGCGAATTTGAACGGAATATGTGTGTTTGGAAAAGCTGGAATTGGGTGGAAAAGAAAAGGCTCTTCTTTGGGTGTAGCTTTATTTTAAATGACAAATTTTATTGCCTTTAATACGTTGTATTTCCCTTTTGAAAAAGATTGCGTTATGCGATTATGTCCTCCTTTTACTTATTATTTTACTGGTTATAATGCATATCACGGATAAAAAAgataaaattaattttaattaaattataagttaATTGTTGACTGAtgagaataaaaaattaaataatttgtaaatataaatgttttatcTGTAATTTGATAATAATataatgataagttgaaactacAAAATCATAATAATTTGAATATTTCATCAAAATTTTGTATTTGTAGATATgttataaattttgattttgtaaaATACAATAAAACTATGAATGTAGTTTTAAaaaattcactactagaaaacatggggttttcctaccGAAAATAGCTAAGGAAAATTTCCATAACTAATTAGCTACGGATCAGATACAGAATGGGATGCCCTAATTTAgtaacggaatagctacggagTAGCATACGGATGCTACTcggtagctattccgtagctaatttgctacggaatagctacataTGTTAATCTGTAGCTAATTAGATCTAATTAGCAATGGAATGACTACAGATTAGCTACGGAGTATGCTTTCCGTTGGAATTTCatagctaatccgtagctaagtagctacggattagctacaaatttttcttattttcaatttttcgggcaccaaacgtcgtttttttcgcttCATTTTTTTTACACCTCTACTATACATGATTA
The genomic region above belongs to Lactuca sativa cultivar Salinas chromosome 4, Lsat_Salinas_v11, whole genome shotgun sequence and contains:
- the LOC111901870 gene encoding disease resistance protein RPV1; its protein translation is MASSSTSSLDKSFKYDVFLSFRGEDTRTNFIDHLYHALQNKSIHTYKDDEKIKKGKNISDELIGSIEDSKFYIIVFSKNYASSSWCLDELVKIMECHRTNEHIAYPVFYDVEPSEVRKQSGPVAEAFAKHEKEEAAGKWREALKESADLSGWELKKTADGHEAKFIKKIVEEISLELRSTSFNIDGKLVGMETRIKTLVPALGNGCDDVRMIGIKGMGGGGKTTLARAVFDHISFQFEGKSFVENVRENASLSGLKSLQKQVLSDVLNEDICVSSISDGKYLMKRMLPDKKVLVVLDDVDHIDQLEALAGELTWFKLGSRIIITTRDEQVLVAHRVEFIRDVSLLSDEEAICLFKTYTFWREVPSPRYEELSRQVVRYAAGLPLTIKVLGSSLCGKNELEWVDALKRLETIPLTETLKKLEISYISLDDDYKEIFLDIACNLKGWEKDDAIRALESCGFCAIIGLRVLEQKSLVAIYCDSYGDERVGMHDHVEEMGRNIVRRSHPDEPHKHSRLWKIDEIEDVLANDLGTKATKYIQFHTKKFGPHIYLKGLRKMKKLRFLSVSAVQQLDFSSNLEFSIVVPADFPNTLRYLHWSCYPFRSLPTTFQANNLVALRMDDSRIVQLWEGGERKVLNKLRFLDLSRSRLSTFDLGLSPNLEKLTLKDCHNLLELHMTAGCLKLTSVNLEGSSLMTLDLGLAPNLEELILLECKYLQTLHFPESCLTLRCLLLTYSNLRTLHIGMTPNLEKLDLKKSYCLEELHMANECQKLTELIITHSNLRTLDLRMTPNLKKLDLKECSGLVELHTPVGCLKKLAHVDLSGCLRFRSFNFNIEDYTSCSVDESLEVGPLAELHLFVQSLERCPLHPDNNLPKFRFDCDYKEDRPSLTRNLEMLLSIGMCSCTNLKTFSQSICGLQRLRKLELKGSFVEVIKDLDQLESLEELILLSTNINHLPDSICKLKRLKTLKLDDLRLLDTLPEDLGQLEYLEELGLLSADIKHLPDSIYMFKHLKSLELSSCVLLETLPDDLHQLECLEKLTLSSRMIKRLPDSIYMLKHLKSLKLTSCWIPEKLLENLGRLEHLEELDFSHTMIKDLPGSIYRLKHLKSLKLRSCLLLEKLPEDLGQLECLEELDLSFTKIKHLPDSICMLKRLKYLILSNCSLLEKLPEDLGQLKCLEELSLGKCEFLQDIPNSICEMKRLNFFSLRDCIRVEKLPEELGRLECLEELYIDGTRISHLPRSIHLLEGLLIVGPGKLLEACGFKSKIHPLNPDAFCYV